One genomic region from Cellulomonas fengjieae encodes:
- a CDS encoding glycosyltransferase family 2 protein: MATTFDTLLSEPRRTEEIRIKPTRAAENESAQSPSLMLLVLLACAGVLIYAVFLLNPGNRGDWLPYTLVIVAESILVGHALLAMWTMLSSGHDPRGFSFHHAQDRLFDVAEIIRDGVEKDPTAWRMYLQEWPISVDVFITTYGEDVDAIRRTVTAAVAMHGKHDTWVLDDGRSDEVRDLAAELGARYVRRLSSNGAKAGNINHALSITKGDFFVIFDADFAPLPQFLHETVPFFAADDVAFVQTPQVYGNLDSVISRGAGYMQAVFYKFIQPGRNRFNAAFSVGTNVIYRRAAADSIGGIYSDSKSEDVWTSLMLHEKGWRTIYIPTELAVGDTPETVEAYTKQQLRWATGGFEIMLTHNPLSPKRTLTMDQRLQYLVTATHYLTGITPLLLIVVPPLQIYFNLTPMNLTLTPLTWALFYAGFYVMQVVVAFYTLGSFRWEVLLLAAVSFPIYTRALVNAVLGRDQRWHVTGQKGAYRSPFAFMLPQVIFFQFLLITTVVGVWKDVSNGYPSLALAWNATNTLILGGFILTAWREGRRGRAAAKLNAAPRRRAPRVPATALTGGAA; the protein is encoded by the coding sequence ATGGCAACAACGTTCGACACGCTCCTGAGTGAACCTCGGAGAACCGAGGAGATCAGGATCAAGCCCACCAGGGCCGCCGAGAACGAGTCGGCCCAGAGCCCCTCGCTGATGCTGCTGGTGCTGCTGGCCTGCGCCGGCGTGCTCATCTACGCGGTCTTCCTACTCAACCCGGGCAACCGCGGCGACTGGCTGCCGTACACCCTGGTGATCGTCGCCGAGTCGATCCTCGTGGGGCACGCCCTGCTGGCGATGTGGACCATGCTCTCCAGCGGGCACGACCCCCGCGGGTTCTCCTTCCACCACGCGCAGGACCGCCTGTTCGACGTCGCGGAGATCATCCGCGACGGGGTCGAGAAGGACCCCACGGCGTGGCGGATGTACCTGCAGGAGTGGCCGATCAGCGTCGACGTCTTCATCACGACCTACGGCGAGGACGTCGACGCGATCCGGCGCACGGTGACCGCTGCCGTCGCGATGCACGGCAAGCACGACACCTGGGTGCTCGACGACGGCCGTTCCGACGAGGTCCGCGACCTCGCGGCGGAGCTCGGCGCGCGCTACGTGCGGCGGCTGTCCAGCAACGGCGCGAAGGCGGGGAACATCAACCACGCGCTGTCGATCACCAAGGGCGACTTCTTCGTGATCTTCGACGCCGACTTCGCGCCGCTGCCGCAGTTCCTCCACGAGACGGTGCCGTTCTTCGCCGCGGACGATGTCGCGTTCGTACAGACGCCCCAGGTCTACGGCAACCTCGACAGCGTCATCTCGCGGGGAGCCGGCTACATGCAGGCGGTGTTCTACAAGTTCATCCAGCCGGGCCGGAACCGGTTCAACGCGGCCTTCTCCGTGGGCACCAACGTCATCTACCGGCGCGCGGCCGCCGACTCCATCGGCGGGATCTACTCCGACTCCAAGTCGGAGGACGTCTGGACGTCGCTCATGCTGCACGAGAAGGGCTGGCGGACGATCTACATCCCGACCGAGCTGGCTGTCGGGGACACGCCGGAGACGGTCGAGGCCTACACCAAGCAGCAGCTGCGCTGGGCGACCGGCGGGTTCGAGATCATGCTCACCCACAACCCGTTGTCGCCCAAGCGCACGCTGACGATGGACCAGCGGCTGCAGTACCTGGTGACGGCCACCCACTACCTCACCGGCATCACTCCGCTGCTGCTGATCGTGGTGCCGCCGCTGCAGATCTACTTCAACCTGACGCCGATGAACCTCACGCTCACCCCGCTGACCTGGGCCCTGTTCTACGCGGGGTTCTACGTGATGCAGGTGGTCGTGGCGTTCTACACGCTCGGCTCGTTCCGGTGGGAGGTGCTGCTGCTCGCCGCGGTCTCCTTCCCGATCTACACCCGCGCGCTCGTCAACGCCGTCCTGGGCAGGGACCAGCGATGGCACGTGACCGGCCAGAAGGGCGCCTACCGCTCACCGTTCGCGTTCATGCTCCCGCAGGTCATCTTCTTCCAGTTCCTGCTGATCACCACGGTGGTCGGGGTGTGGAAGGACGTGAGCAACGGCTATCCGAGCCTCGCCCTGGCATGGAACGCCACCAACACCCTGATCCTCGGGGGCTTCATCCTCACCGCCTGGCGGGAGGGACGCCGGGGGCGGGCTGCGGCCAAGCTGAACGCCGCCCCCCGTCGTCGCGCCCCCCGCGTCCCCGCGACCGCACTCACCGGAGGTGCAGCATGA
- a CDS encoding esterase/lipase family protein, with translation MPDASPGGVLRRTWWRVRDYAAVLAWQAAGIVSRVDPQDLRTPERPVGPPVVLLPGVYESWHFLLPLARLLHRHGVRVHVLPELGINRRPVPAGAALLGRYLAEHDLHDAVLVAHSKGGLIGKLAMLREDPDERISSMIAVNTPFAGSAYARWFVVPAVRAFIPSDPTIVALGAELEVNRRITSVHSRWDPHIPGGSALDGAQDVVLDTPGHFLPLTDPRLHTLLVERIVGR, from the coding sequence ATGCCCGATGCGAGCCCCGGTGGCGTCCTGCGCCGGACCTGGTGGCGGGTGCGCGACTACGCCGCCGTGCTCGCCTGGCAGGCCGCGGGGATCGTCTCGCGCGTCGATCCGCAGGACCTGCGCACGCCGGAGCGCCCGGTCGGGCCACCCGTCGTGCTGCTTCCCGGCGTCTACGAGTCGTGGCACTTCCTGCTCCCGCTGGCGCGGTTGCTGCACCGGCACGGCGTGCGGGTCCACGTGCTCCCGGAGCTCGGGATCAACCGCCGACCCGTCCCGGCAGGAGCGGCACTGCTGGGGCGCTACCTGGCGGAGCACGACCTGCACGACGCCGTGCTCGTCGCGCACAGCAAGGGCGGGCTGATCGGGAAGCTGGCCATGCTGCGCGAGGACCCGGACGAGCGGATCTCCTCGATGATCGCCGTCAACACGCCGTTCGCGGGGTCGGCGTACGCCCGCTGGTTCGTGGTCCCCGCCGTGCGTGCCTTCATCCCGAGCGACCCGACCATCGTCGCGCTCGGCGCGGAGCTCGAGGTCAACCGCCGGATCACGTCCGTGCACAGCCGCTGGGACCCGCACATCCCCGGAGGCAGTGCGCTGGACGGAGCGCAGGACGTGGTCCTGGACACCCCGGGACACTTCCTCCCGCTGACGGACCCGCGGCTGCACACCCTGCTTGTCGAGCGGATCGTCGGTCGCTAG
- the hrpB gene encoding ATP-dependent helicase HrpB — MDVDTISRLLADPPDLPVRHGLPDILAAVRSQGVVVVQAPPGTGKTTLVPPAVASAVPGRVIVTQPRRIAARAAARRLAHLLGEPVGRTVGFSVRGESAVSATTRVEVVTTGVLVRRLQRDPELPGVGAVVLDEVHERHLVDDLALALLVDVRSNLRDDLVVVAMSATVEAERTAALLGGDEPAPVVAVAGSLFPVDEVWCPAPARTARTDERGVTPAFLDHVAATVRRALAERAGDVLVFVPGAGEVEGVARRLAGVDADVRPLHGRLPAREQDLALSIGARRRVVVSTAVAESSLTVPGVRLVVDAGLSREPRTDHRRGLAGLVTVGVSRAAAEQRAGRAGREGPGAVYRCWSAHDHARLVAHPQPEILTADLTAFALELACWGTPQGAGLALLDPPPAAAMAVAHATLVALGAVDADGHPTARGRAVSAVPADPRLGRALLDGAELVGSRRAAEVVALLSDDVRAPGGDLVAALRAMRRGGPPSSAWRSQVDRLRALVPAGSGATDLTDDLAVGLVVALAHPDRIARLRPGGSTYLMTSGTGAALAPGSALVGLPWLAVADADRGAGRRDATIRSAAPLDLDLAGVAAPALLQEQDVVAWSGGTVVARRTRRLGAIELASAPLAGPPPDLVVQAMREALARDGLGLLRWTEAATSLRRRLAFLHAALGEPWPDVADAALLADLDSWLGPDLRRPRDLARVDVAQALRRLLPWPAASRLDVLAPERITVPSGSSIRVDYSGDQPVLAVRLQEVFGWRATPRLADGRVPVLLHLLSPAGRPAAVTADLESFWRTGYPQVRAELRGRYPKHAWPDDPLLASPVRGVRR, encoded by the coding sequence GTGGACGTCGACACGATCAGCCGGCTGCTCGCCGACCCACCGGACCTTCCGGTGCGGCACGGGCTCCCCGACATCCTTGCCGCCGTCCGGTCGCAGGGCGTCGTCGTCGTCCAGGCACCGCCGGGCACCGGCAAGACGACGCTCGTGCCGCCCGCGGTCGCGTCCGCGGTGCCGGGGCGAGTCATCGTCACCCAGCCCCGCAGGATCGCCGCCCGCGCCGCCGCGCGGCGGCTCGCGCACCTGCTCGGGGAGCCGGTCGGCCGGACCGTGGGCTTCTCCGTCCGCGGCGAGAGCGCGGTGAGCGCCACCACCCGCGTCGAGGTGGTGACCACGGGAGTGCTCGTACGACGGTTGCAGCGCGACCCGGAGCTGCCGGGCGTCGGTGCGGTCGTCCTCGACGAGGTGCACGAGCGGCACCTCGTCGACGACCTCGCCCTCGCGCTCCTGGTGGACGTGCGCAGCAACCTGCGCGACGACCTCGTGGTGGTCGCGATGTCCGCCACCGTCGAGGCGGAGCGCACCGCAGCGCTCCTCGGCGGCGACGAGCCCGCGCCGGTCGTGGCCGTCGCCGGGTCCCTGTTCCCGGTGGACGAGGTCTGGTGCCCGGCGCCGGCACGCACCGCGCGGACCGACGAGCGCGGGGTGACCCCCGCGTTCCTCGACCACGTCGCCGCCACCGTGCGCAGGGCGCTCGCGGAGCGTGCGGGCGACGTGCTCGTGTTCGTGCCGGGAGCGGGCGAGGTCGAGGGCGTGGCCCGGCGGCTCGCGGGCGTCGACGCGGACGTCCGTCCCCTGCACGGCCGGCTGCCCGCCCGCGAGCAGGACCTCGCGCTGAGCATCGGCGCCCGGCGGCGGGTCGTCGTCTCCACGGCGGTCGCCGAGTCGTCGCTCACGGTGCCCGGCGTGCGGCTGGTGGTCGACGCCGGCCTCTCGCGTGAGCCGCGCACCGACCACCGGCGCGGCCTGGCCGGCCTCGTGACGGTCGGGGTGAGCCGCGCGGCGGCCGAGCAGCGTGCCGGCCGGGCCGGACGTGAGGGCCCCGGCGCCGTGTACCGCTGCTGGTCGGCGCACGACCACGCCCGGCTGGTCGCGCACCCGCAGCCAGAGATCCTCACGGCGGATCTCACGGCGTTCGCGCTCGAGCTCGCCTGCTGGGGGACCCCGCAGGGTGCCGGTCTCGCCCTTCTCGACCCGCCCCCGGCGGCGGCCATGGCGGTGGCGCACGCGACACTCGTCGCGCTCGGCGCCGTGGACGCCGACGGGCACCCGACGGCGCGCGGCCGTGCCGTGTCCGCGGTCCCCGCTGACCCGCGGCTGGGACGCGCGCTGCTCGACGGTGCGGAGCTCGTGGGTTCGCGGCGAGCGGCCGAGGTGGTCGCGCTGCTGTCGGACGACGTCCGGGCGCCGGGCGGCGACCTCGTCGCGGCGCTGCGAGCGATGCGTCGCGGCGGTCCGCCGTCGTCGGCGTGGCGGTCGCAGGTGGACCGGCTCCGGGCGCTCGTCCCCGCGGGATCGGGAGCGACCGACCTGACCGACGACCTCGCCGTCGGGCTGGTCGTGGCGCTGGCCCACCCCGACCGGATCGCCCGGCTGCGCCCCGGTGGCTCGACGTACCTCATGACCTCCGGCACGGGTGCGGCGCTCGCGCCCGGGTCCGCGCTGGTGGGGTTGCCGTGGCTGGCCGTCGCCGACGCCGATCGCGGGGCCGGCCGCCGGGACGCGACCATCCGCTCCGCCGCACCCCTCGACCTCGACCTGGCGGGCGTGGCGGCGCCGGCGCTCCTGCAGGAGCAGGACGTGGTCGCGTGGTCCGGCGGCACCGTGGTCGCGCGGCGGACCCGGCGGCTCGGGGCGATCGAGCTGGCGTCGGCACCGCTGGCCGGCCCGCCGCCCGACCTGGTCGTGCAGGCCATGCGGGAGGCGCTCGCGCGGGACGGCCTGGGGCTGCTGCGGTGGACCGAGGCCGCGACGAGCCTGCGCCGTCGCCTGGCGTTCCTGCACGCGGCGCTGGGCGAGCCCTGGCCCGACGTCGCCGACGCCGCCCTGCTGGCGGACCTCGACTCGTGGCTCGGGCCGGACCTGCGCCGTCCCAGGGACCTCGCGCGCGTCGACGTCGCGCAGGCGCTGCGGAGGCTGCTGCCGTGGCCGGCGGCGAGCAGGCTCGACGTGCTGGCACCCGAGCGGATCACGGTCCCGAGCGGCTCGAGCATCCGCGTCGACTACAGCGGCGACCAGCCCGTGCTCGCGGTGCGGTTGCAGGAGGTCTTCGGCTGGCGGGCCACGCCGCGGCTCGCGGACGGGCGGGTGCCGGTCCTGCTCCACCTGCTCTCGCCGGCCGGTCGGCCGGCTGCCGTGACCGCGGACCTGGAGTCGTTCTGGCGGACCGGATATCCGCAGGTCCGCGCCGAGCTGCGGGGGCGGTACCCGAAGCACGCGTGGCCCGACGACCCGCTCCTGGCCTCCCCGGTGCGCGGGGTGCGCCGCTAG
- a CDS encoding SDR family oxidoreductase, translating to MTAPSTAPETAHGVDAAELDVFLRVADQISRLPSDHPHLALARRATSALFKAAKKQRRAEKRDAISAADRAVIHATATGSPGRIDDETQGIPLVSSVRGASAGTLLKARPCYICKEPYVDVDAFYHQLCPACARLNHAKRDARTDLTGKRALLTGGRAKIGMYIALRLLRDGATTTITTRFPRDAARRFAEMPDSADWLDRLSIVGIDLRDPAQVVALADSVAAQGPLDILINNAAQTVRRSPGAYSHLADAELEPLPDRPLPQITTFGRTTSSAHPVALAGSVTELTSVSAGVSALALSAEHASLERLVAGTAIDAGGLVPDTAETNSWVHTVDQVDPMELLEVQLCNQTAPFILVSRLRGAMRATAAGRAYVVNVSAMEGVFSRGYKGPGHPHTNMAKAALNMLTRTSATELATDGILMTSVDTGWITDERPHPTKVRLAEEGFHAPLDLVDGAARVYDPIVRGEAGEDLYGCFLKDYVRSAW from the coding sequence ATGACTGCCCCGAGCACCGCCCCCGAGACCGCCCACGGCGTCGACGCCGCCGAGCTGGACGTCTTCCTCCGGGTGGCGGACCAGATCAGCCGGCTGCCGTCGGACCACCCGCACCTGGCGCTCGCACGGCGTGCGACCTCCGCCCTGTTCAAGGCCGCCAAGAAGCAGCGCCGGGCCGAGAAGCGGGACGCCATCAGCGCCGCCGACCGCGCGGTGATCCACGCGACCGCCACGGGCAGCCCCGGTCGCATCGACGACGAGACCCAGGGCATCCCCCTGGTCTCCAGCGTGCGGGGCGCCTCCGCGGGAACGCTGCTCAAGGCCCGGCCCTGCTACATCTGCAAGGAGCCGTACGTCGACGTCGACGCGTTCTACCACCAGCTCTGCCCGGCCTGCGCGCGGCTGAACCACGCCAAGCGCGACGCGCGCACCGACCTCACCGGCAAGCGCGCCCTGCTCACCGGCGGCCGCGCCAAGATCGGCATGTACATCGCCCTGCGGCTGCTGCGCGACGGTGCCACGACGACGATCACCACCCGGTTCCCGCGCGACGCGGCACGCCGGTTCGCCGAGATGCCCGACAGCGCCGACTGGCTGGACCGGCTCAGCATCGTCGGCATCGACCTGCGCGACCCCGCCCAGGTGGTCGCGCTCGCGGACTCCGTCGCCGCGCAGGGCCCGCTGGACATCCTCATCAACAACGCGGCGCAGACCGTCCGCCGCTCCCCCGGCGCCTACTCGCACCTGGCCGACGCGGAGCTCGAGCCGCTGCCGGACCGTCCGCTGCCGCAGATCACCACGTTCGGCCGCACGACGAGCAGCGCCCACCCCGTCGCGCTCGCCGGATCCGTCACCGAGCTCACCAGCGTCTCCGCGGGCGTCTCCGCTCTGGCGCTCAGCGCCGAGCACGCCTCGCTCGAGCGGCTCGTGGCCGGCACCGCGATCGACGCCGGCGGGCTGGTGCCGGACACCGCGGAGACCAACAGCTGGGTGCACACCGTCGACCAGGTGGACCCGATGGAGCTGCTCGAGGTCCAGCTGTGCAACCAGACCGCGCCGTTCATCCTCGTCAGCCGTCTGCGCGGTGCCATGCGGGCGACCGCGGCGGGGCGCGCGTACGTGGTCAACGTCTCCGCGATGGAGGGCGTCTTCTCGCGCGGCTACAAGGGCCCCGGCCACCCGCACACCAACATGGCGAAGGCCGCGCTCAACATGCTGACCCGCACGAGCGCGACCGAGCTGGCCACCGACGGCATCCTCATGACCAGCGTGGACACCGGCTGGATCACCGACGAGCGCCCCCACCCGACCAAGGTGCGGCTCGCCGAGGAGGGCTTCCACGCACCGCTCGACCTGGTCGACGGTGCGGCGCGCGTGTACGACCCGATCGTGCGCGGCGAGGCCGGCGAGGACCTGTACGGCTGCTTCCTGAAGGACTACGTGCGCTCGGCCTGGTAG
- a CDS encoding transglutaminase-like domain-containing protein: MHRELSAHLSLNVTSPATLAFELAASRQVAAHESLRITLDGSPVQAQEIPDHHGTRLHVVHAEVGRLVLDYSASVEGRAAPVTSDEADLLRYLRPSRYCESDTLGPTAYAEFRGLQGYDLLAAVSSWVGSHLSYVPGSSLPTDGAVQTLLARKGVCRDYAHLVIALLRALDVPARLVSVYAPGLSPMDFHAVAEANLDGQWYVVDATTLAPRTSLVRIATGRDASDTAFLNVHHGYADLDELKVTAVVDALPDDDVRDLVTLG, encoded by the coding sequence GTGCACCGCGAACTCAGCGCCCACCTGTCCCTGAACGTCACCTCCCCCGCCACCCTCGCGTTCGAGCTCGCCGCGTCCCGGCAGGTCGCTGCGCACGAGTCCCTGCGGATCACGCTGGACGGCTCGCCCGTCCAGGCGCAGGAGATCCCGGACCACCACGGGACCCGCCTCCACGTGGTGCACGCCGAGGTCGGGCGCCTGGTGCTCGACTACTCGGCGTCGGTCGAGGGGCGGGCCGCGCCGGTCACGTCGGACGAGGCGGACCTGCTGCGTTACCTGCGCCCGAGCCGGTACTGCGAGTCGGACACGCTGGGTCCGACGGCCTACGCCGAGTTCCGCGGGCTGCAGGGTTACGACCTGCTGGCCGCGGTGAGCTCCTGGGTCGGCTCGCACCTCTCGTACGTCCCGGGGTCGAGCCTGCCCACCGACGGAGCGGTCCAGACGCTGCTGGCGCGCAAGGGCGTCTGCCGCGACTACGCGCACCTCGTCATCGCGCTGCTGCGCGCCCTCGACGTGCCGGCCCGCCTGGTGTCCGTCTACGCTCCCGGGCTCTCGCCCATGGACTTCCACGCCGTGGCGGAGGCCAACCTCGACGGCCAGTGGTACGTCGTCGACGCGACGACCCTGGCGCCGCGCACCAGCCTCGTGCGGATAGCGACGGGTCGCGACGCGTCGGACACCGCCTTCCTCAACGTCCACCACGGCTACGCAGACCTGGACGAGCTCAAGGTGACGGCGGTCGTGGACGCCCTCCCCGACGACGACGTGCGAGACCTCGTCACGCTGGGCTGA
- a CDS encoding potassium channel family protein, with amino-acid sequence MTERDEPGTAVPRPRRSFLARRTGTDDFGIVLALLVTAYVAYALSSALWVELVVLVLYLFTLGLAVRTSRPMPRQKRTVRVVLAVSAAVAAFALVALPATTADGVLDGVVCVILLTALVVILDRILRRTAVTVQSLAGALSAYLIIGMFFASVFGLMDSLTPGPFFASGEAANARSFQYFSYTTLTTLGYGDYTAAQFPGRSIATFEALVGQVFLAVLVARLVAAFHGRGEAVLPGNHE; translated from the coding sequence GTGACGGAACGGGACGAGCCGGGCACCGCGGTACCGCGACCGCGTCGCTCGTTCCTGGCCCGGCGCACGGGCACGGACGACTTCGGGATCGTCCTCGCGCTGCTCGTCACGGCCTACGTGGCCTACGCCCTGAGCTCCGCGCTGTGGGTCGAGCTGGTCGTCCTCGTGCTCTACCTGTTCACGCTCGGGCTGGCGGTGCGCACGTCGCGCCCGATGCCGCGCCAGAAGCGGACCGTGCGTGTGGTGCTGGCGGTCTCCGCCGCGGTCGCCGCGTTCGCGCTGGTGGCCCTGCCGGCGACGACCGCGGACGGCGTCCTGGACGGCGTGGTCTGCGTGATCCTGCTGACCGCCCTGGTCGTCATCCTCGACCGGATCCTGCGGCGGACGGCGGTCACCGTGCAGTCCCTGGCCGGCGCCCTGAGCGCGTACCTGATCATCGGCATGTTCTTCGCGAGCGTCTTCGGCCTCATGGACTCGCTCACCCCCGGGCCGTTCTTCGCGTCCGGCGAGGCCGCGAACGCGCGCTCGTTCCAGTACTTCTCCTACACGACGCTGACCACCCTGGGGTACGGCGACTACACGGCTGCACAGTTCCCGGGCCGCAGCATCGCGACGTTCGAGGCGCTCGTCGGCCAGGTGTTCCTGGCCGTCCTCGTCGCGCGGCTCGTGGCCGCCTTCCACGGTCGCGGTGAGGCGGTCCTACCGGGGAACCACGAGTGA
- a CDS encoding GumC domain-containing protein: MARDERSAGLVPAPVPLGGLTEIRVHGVGGTGPDTLLGDPAPTRVAGDRVAGFYRTTDAGGRHREAYSWGGLTSRSRMRALWALLLPSMLANMAGWMARRWVTAGEEEADRPATLWIFRWFARLTALALTLTSAAMVTYLALDVLAYQWGRTEPVPVPAAGASTDGWQADLASWWAQAIATWTAADRPGNRLVLGALAAVLVALGFALLARQTRSSYESVVPPTPISAEPGARDVTATVGRPRPSLRSAAALDGGLRNADFWAGLEWHTFLSRLHLTACLGVVALLLGWSSAALGAGSSMASFGQVAAVAAGGGILLVMGLLAFDDAEHDLARVALALTTCALLLAGISAALVPAGPGPDGMLPGSRSALNLVWGASLVLLVPLALQQSGAWLYRLWQAGRLRRQGERLPRLTIFPWAGPFVMNTAAVVVANTVLLSAIVYVAGLVGTVEWGFGPDAGARGAPGTIYVPMAIGSLASILSLGLIVLVVLFAAVFLLVLGRRRRANARRVEADLREQYAAAHVPDVDADPPARSEAGWWRSAFDPPLFGPPDRRPGRPTPWVHKVTAMRFLGDHSRSVAALLIALTVLAVVGLFLFLNEVLRLHHDPPMLFVGLGTKVAVAFPPLYVLVLTLAWRNERWRRVLGSLFDVGTFFPRAFHPFAPPAYAERAVPELTRRIWRLHDNGGRVVVTAHSQGSVIAAAAVGRTSGRADAEPAIGVVTFGSPLGKLYRWAFPALFSDGFLAGIARGRPGIGPVLWRNVYYATDYIGGPVRTGTSIIPDGVDLELVDPPTHRYVVDQPLPRVLSHTGYWYDEALWTQVDAMCAAIGAPPPDAASAHPWDTVAPDPDLPGRYR; this comes from the coding sequence ATGGCACGCGATGAACGATCCGCCGGTCTGGTGCCGGCACCGGTGCCGCTCGGGGGGCTGACCGAGATCCGCGTGCACGGGGTCGGGGGGACGGGGCCCGACACCCTGCTGGGCGACCCGGCACCCACGCGGGTGGCCGGCGACCGGGTGGCGGGCTTCTACCGGACGACCGACGCCGGCGGACGGCACCGCGAGGCGTACTCCTGGGGCGGGCTGACCTCCCGCAGCCGGATGCGGGCGCTGTGGGCGCTCCTGCTGCCGTCGATGCTCGCGAACATGGCCGGGTGGATGGCACGGCGCTGGGTGACGGCCGGCGAGGAGGAGGCGGACCGGCCCGCCACGCTGTGGATCTTCCGGTGGTTCGCGCGGCTGACGGCCCTGGCGCTCACGCTGACCAGCGCGGCGATGGTGACCTACCTGGCGCTGGACGTCCTGGCGTACCAGTGGGGCAGGACGGAACCGGTGCCGGTCCCGGCGGCCGGGGCATCGACCGACGGGTGGCAGGCGGACCTCGCCTCGTGGTGGGCACAGGCCATCGCGACCTGGACCGCCGCCGACCGGCCCGGCAACCGTCTCGTGCTCGGGGCGCTCGCCGCCGTGCTGGTGGCGCTCGGGTTCGCCCTGCTGGCCCGCCAGACACGCTCCTCCTACGAGAGCGTCGTTCCCCCCACCCCGATCAGCGCCGAGCCCGGCGCGCGGGACGTCACCGCCACCGTCGGGCGGCCCCGCCCGTCGCTCCGCTCTGCTGCCGCGCTGGACGGCGGGCTGCGGAACGCCGACTTCTGGGCGGGTCTGGAGTGGCACACGTTCCTGTCGCGCCTGCACCTGACGGCCTGCCTCGGCGTGGTCGCGCTGCTGCTCGGCTGGTCGTCCGCCGCGCTCGGTGCGGGGTCGAGCATGGCGTCGTTCGGGCAGGTCGCGGCGGTCGCGGCCGGCGGCGGGATCCTGCTGGTGATGGGGCTGCTCGCGTTCGACGACGCGGAGCACGACCTCGCCCGGGTCGCGCTGGCGCTCACCACGTGCGCCCTGCTGCTGGCCGGGATCTCGGCCGCGCTGGTCCCAGCCGGGCCGGGTCCCGACGGCATGCTGCCGGGCTCACGGTCCGCGCTGAACCTGGTGTGGGGCGCCAGTCTCGTGCTGCTCGTCCCGCTCGCGCTGCAGCAGAGCGGGGCGTGGCTCTACCGGCTCTGGCAGGCCGGCAGGCTCCGCCGGCAGGGCGAGCGGCTCCCCCGGCTGACGATCTTCCCGTGGGCCGGGCCGTTCGTGATGAACACCGCGGCCGTGGTCGTCGCGAACACCGTGCTGCTCTCGGCGATCGTCTATGTGGCGGGCCTGGTCGGCACGGTCGAGTGGGGCTTCGGCCCGGACGCCGGAGCCCGCGGCGCGCCGGGCACCATCTACGTCCCCATGGCGATCGGCTCCCTCGCGTCGATCCTCTCCCTCGGGCTGATCGTGCTCGTGGTGCTCTTCGCGGCCGTCTTCCTCCTCGTACTCGGCCGGCGCCGGCGGGCGAACGCACGACGCGTCGAGGCGGACCTGCGCGAGCAGTACGCGGCGGCGCACGTGCCCGACGTCGACGCCGACCCGCCCGCCCGCTCGGAGGCCGGCTGGTGGCGCTCGGCGTTCGACCCCCCACTGTTCGGGCCCCCGGACCGGCGTCCCGGGCGGCCGACGCCGTGGGTGCACAAGGTCACGGCCATGCGGTTCCTCGGGGACCACTCCCGCTCCGTCGCGGCCCTGCTGATCGCGCTGACCGTGCTGGCCGTCGTCGGGCTGTTCCTCTTCCTCAACGAGGTCCTGCGCCTGCACCACGACCCGCCGATGCTGTTCGTCGGGCTGGGCACGAAGGTGGCGGTGGCATTCCCCCCGCTCTACGTCCTGGTGCTCACGCTCGCCTGGCGCAACGAGAGGTGGCGCCGCGTCCTGGGTTCGCTGTTCGACGTCGGCACGTTCTTCCCCCGGGCCTTCCACCCGTTCGCCCCGCCCGCGTACGCCGAGCGCGCGGTGCCCGAGCTCACCCGGCGCATCTGGCGTCTGCACGACAACGGCGGCCGGGTCGTGGTCACGGCCCACTCGCAGGGCAGCGTCATCGCGGCCGCCGCCGTCGGTCGCACGTCGGGCCGTGCCGACGCCGAGCCGGCCATCGGGGTCGTCACCTTCGGGTCACCGCTCGGCAAGCTGTACCGGTGGGCGTTCCCCGCCCTGTTCAGCGACGGCTTCCTGGCGGGGATCGCCCGCGGACGACCCGGCATCGGACCCGTCCTGTGGCGCAACGTCTACTACGCGACCGACTACATCGGCGGCCCCGTCCGCACCGGGACCTCGATCATCCCCGACGGTGTCGACCTCGAGCTCGTCGACCCACCCACGCACCGCTACGTCGTCGACCAGCCGCTCCCGCGCGTCCTCAGCCACACCGGCTACTGGTACGACGAGGCCCTCTGGACGCAGGTCGACGCGATGTGCGCGGCGATCGGCGCACCGCCACCGGACGCGGCGAGCGCACATCCCTGGGACACCGTCGCGCCCGACCCGGACCTGCCGGGGCGGTACCGCTGA